One genomic window of Solanum dulcamara chromosome 10, daSolDulc1.2, whole genome shotgun sequence includes the following:
- the LOC129869773 gene encoding cyclin-dependent protein kinase inhibitor SMR8-like: protein MGVGEKCCNKQQIMDGIVESSSEGKRWIIALRRPMKPILTKATWEKKNDDDEEEYCSTTPTSEESTFTCPPPAPKKRKSSSRCHHFKEFFNPPDLDSVFIRRVET, encoded by the coding sequence ATGGGAGTTGGAGAAAAGTGTTGTAATAAACAACAAATTATGGATGGAATAGTTGAGTCATCATCAGAAGGTAAAAGATGGATTATTGCATTGAGGAGGCCAATGAAGCCCATATTGACCAAGGCAACATGGGAGAAGAAGAacgatgatgatgaagaagagtATTGCTCCACAACACCAACTTCAGAGGAATCAACATTCACATGTCCTCCACCAGctccaaagaaaagaaaatcttCTTCAAGATGCCATCACTTTAAGGAGTTTTTTAATCCTCCAGACTTGGATTCTGTTTTCATACGCCGAGTTGAGACTTGA